A single window of Salvia splendens isolate huo1 chromosome 6, SspV2, whole genome shotgun sequence DNA harbors:
- the LOC121806868 gene encoding peroxidase 43-like: MMSCLLGKSEGKVRVGFYNNSCPNAETIVRSVVHQSAISDQNNLPSLLRLHFHDCFVHGCDASILIDRGSEVDEKRAFGHQGVRGFDVVETAKAQLEAACPGIVSCSDILAMAARDAVFLSQGPWYDVETGRRDGLVSNVTLAAHMPDVADSIHKLKAKFLAKGLTAQDLVILSGAHTIGTTACFFVNQRLYEFPANGGSDPSISPGFLGELKSTCPRNGDVNVRLAMDRGSEKVFDKQILGNIRSGTAVLQSDAALYQDEATKRAVDSYFGLPGPSFEADFTASMIKLGRIGVWTGSKGQIRRVCSSFN; the protein is encoded by the exons ATGATGAGTTGTTTATTAGGAAAATCAGAAGGGAAGGTGCGCGTAGGTTTCTACAACAATAGCTGCCCCAACGCCGAGACCATAGTCCGCAGCGTAGTCCATCAATCAGCCATCTCCGACCAAAACAACCTCCCCTCGTTGCTCCGCCTGCATTTCCACGACTGCTTCGTCCACGGCTGCGACGCCTCCATTCTGATCGATAGAGGCTCGGAAGTGGACGAGAAGCGAGCCTTCGGACATCAAGGCGTCCGAGGCTTCGATGTCGTAGAGACCGCCAAGGCTCAGCTGGAAGCCGCCTGCCCCGGCATCGTCTCTTGTTCCGACATTCTTGCCATGGCTGCTAGAGATGCTGTTTTCCTA TCGCAAGGGCCATGGTACGATGTGGAAACAGGCAGAAGAGATGGCTTGGTGTCGAATGTCACACTGGCGGCTCACATGCCTGATGTTGCAGATTCCATTCACAAACTTAAAGCTAAGTTTTTAGCTAAAGGCCTCACCGCCCAAGATCTTGTCATTCTTAGTG GTGCGCACACGATCGGCACCACAGCGTGCTTCTTCGTGAACCAGAGGCTGTACGAATTTCCGGCCAACGGGGGCTCGGACCCGTCCATAAGCCCCGGCTTCCTGGGGGAGCTGAAGTCGACGTGCCCGAGAAACGGAGACGTGAACGTGCGTTTGGCGATGGACAGAGGCAGCGAGAAGGTGTTTGACAAGCAAATACTAGGGAACATAAGGAGTGGAACGGCTGTGCTGCAATCCGATGCGGCCCTCTATCAAGATGAGGCCACGAAGCGTGCCGTCGACTCCTATTTCGGGCTTCCTGGCCCGTCGTTCGAGGCCGATTTCACTGCGTCGATGATCAAACTGGGGAGGATTGGAGTTTGGACGGGATCTAAAGGCCAGATTAGGCGTGTTTGCTCCTCTTTTAATTGA